In Parasegetibacter sp. NRK P23, a single genomic region encodes these proteins:
- a CDS encoding ParB N-terminal domain-containing protein, whose amino-acid sequence MEIQSTTNYEKFKIVKSNREVSDSHVKKITESIRERDLLMANPIIVNEKMEVIDGQHRLAAAKALKRKIYYMVVEGLTDNDISRLNANKSNWALLDYLNYYCIKGEPEYKKLRNFIVKHPKFSITAAVHILCEYSRGITLDFKEGKFVVDDEQKSNEIVAQIEELGQFGKHVYGNNFLRAFTQISRDPKYDHKKMIHQISKSPREFVPCGKLSQYFDVFNEIFNRDIRQNNRVTFNLK is encoded by the coding sequence ATGGAAATTCAATCAACAACGAACTACGAAAAATTTAAAATCGTAAAAAGCAATAGAGAGGTTAGTGACTCCCATGTAAAAAAAATTACAGAATCCATCCGCGAGCGCGACCTCCTTATGGCTAACCCAATTATTGTTAACGAGAAAATGGAGGTTATAGACGGGCAGCACAGGTTGGCTGCAGCCAAAGCACTAAAGCGGAAAATTTACTACATGGTAGTTGAGGGATTAACAGACAACGACATATCCAGACTGAACGCGAACAAATCAAACTGGGCCCTTCTTGACTATCTAAACTACTATTGCATCAAGGGTGAGCCGGAATACAAAAAATTAAGAAACTTCATTGTTAAGCATCCAAAATTTTCAATTACGGCGGCAGTACATATTTTATGTGAATACAGCCGGGGAATAACCCTTGATTTCAAAGAAGGGAAATTTGTAGTGGATGACGAGCAAAAGTCCAACGAAATTGTTGCACAGATTGAAGAACTTGGTCAATTTGGCAAGCATGTTTATGGCAACAACTTTCTAAGGGCATTCACGCAAATTTCAAGGGACCCGAAATATGACCACAAAAAGATGATCCACCAAATAAGCAAAAGTCCAAGGGAATTTGTACCCTGTGGGAAGCTATCGCAGTACTTTGATGTATTCAATGAAATCTTTAACAGAGATATTAGGCAGAACAACCGGGTTACTTTTAATTTGAAATAA
- a CDS encoding toprim domain-containing protein, producing MSSINWEKHGIDISAVRGGKGFCPKCHTERKNKRDRSLSVNRETGLFNCHNCGHKGCAMEKEFQKKEYTKPIPRLQKVSDAMVNWFETRGISNNTLLRAKVTEAKEFIPQVGQERNSICFNYFRDGELVNIKFRDGQKNFKLSAGAELIFYNADAISGTDTAIIVEGEIDCLTLIECGIYNAVSVPNGASKGSMQLPYLDNCIDLFEGKKKIIVCTDNDEPGLALRSELCRRLGPDICEIIVYPEGCKDINDVLVKFGKDEVCKVIANSKPLPIEGIVTVEDVQDELLNVYDHGYPKGHKIGIQPLDDLITWRFGEFTIITGTPGSGKSTWLNNVLIRLSSIHNWRIAMFTPEKNPVQLLIAELCEIKTGKKFYSYSPDGKMSLGEMLEAAEFVNEHFRFMKIDAMDVTLSGILEKAAQLVRRDGINALVIDPWNYVEHKVPPGKTETQYISEALTEIYRFKDKYNIHIFLIAHPTKIKKQSNGLYEVPSLYDIAGSAHFFNKADNGVVVYRNFQTGLTDIHIQKIRFFFTGKLGVCSLSYTISNKRFDHEQPKPYQPFRSPLPEEKEDLFQ from the coding sequence ATGAGTAGCATCAACTGGGAAAAGCACGGAATTGACATATCCGCGGTGCGCGGCGGAAAGGGCTTTTGCCCAAAGTGTCACACCGAGAGGAAAAATAAGCGGGACCGGTCTCTATCCGTTAACCGGGAAACAGGCCTGTTCAACTGCCACAACTGCGGGCATAAAGGATGCGCAATGGAAAAAGAATTTCAGAAGAAAGAATACACAAAGCCGATACCGCGCCTCCAAAAGGTCTCTGACGCGATGGTTAATTGGTTCGAAACACGGGGAATATCGAACAACACCCTACTACGGGCAAAGGTTACCGAAGCCAAAGAATTCATACCGCAGGTAGGCCAGGAAAGGAATTCCATTTGCTTCAACTACTTCCGCGATGGTGAACTAGTGAACATAAAATTCCGGGACGGACAGAAGAATTTTAAACTTTCGGCTGGCGCGGAATTGATTTTTTACAATGCAGATGCCATTTCAGGAACTGATACAGCTATTATCGTTGAAGGGGAAATAGATTGCCTTACGTTGATCGAGTGCGGGATATATAACGCCGTTTCCGTGCCAAATGGTGCCAGCAAAGGAAGTATGCAGCTCCCCTATCTGGACAATTGCATAGATCTGTTTGAAGGAAAAAAGAAAATTATTGTTTGCACGGACAATGACGAGCCAGGCCTCGCGCTTAGGTCGGAACTATGCCGGAGGTTGGGGCCGGATATCTGTGAGATCATAGTTTATCCTGAAGGCTGCAAGGACATTAACGATGTACTCGTAAAATTCGGGAAGGATGAGGTTTGCAAGGTTATCGCTAACTCGAAGCCTTTGCCGATCGAGGGCATTGTAACCGTTGAAGATGTCCAGGATGAACTATTGAACGTTTATGACCACGGTTACCCCAAGGGCCACAAAATTGGCATCCAACCACTAGACGACCTTATCACCTGGCGTTTCGGTGAGTTCACAATCATTACCGGGACACCGGGCAGCGGAAAATCGACCTGGTTAAACAACGTTCTAATTCGCCTTTCTTCCATACACAATTGGCGGATAGCAATGTTTACCCCTGAGAAAAACCCTGTCCAACTCCTAATCGCTGAATTGTGCGAAATAAAAACCGGAAAGAAATTTTATAGTTACTCTCCAGATGGGAAAATGTCCCTTGGTGAGATGTTGGAGGCCGCCGAATTCGTAAATGAACATTTCAGGTTTATGAAAATCGATGCAATGGACGTAACTCTTTCCGGCATACTGGAGAAAGCAGCACAATTAGTTCGCCGCGATGGAATAAACGCGCTTGTTATCGATCCGTGGAACTACGTGGAGCATAAAGTTCCGCCGGGAAAGACGGAAACTCAATACATAAGCGAGGCTTTGACTGAAATATACCGATTCAAAGATAAATACAACATTCACATCTTCCTGATTGCACACCCAACGAAGATCAAGAAGCAATCGAATGGATTGTATGAGGTACCCTCCCTATATGATATCGCCGGCAGCGCCCACTTTTTCAACAAGGCAGACAACGGCGTTGTTGTTTACCGAAACTTTCAAACCGGGCTAACAGACATCCACATCCAAAAAATTCGATTCTTCTTTACCGGCAAACTTGGAGTGTGTTCCCTATCCTACACGATATCTAACAAAAGGTTTGACCACGAACAACCTAAGCCTTACCAACCCTTCCGCAGCCCGCTACCCGAGGAAAAAGAAGACTTATTTCAATAA
- a CDS encoding phage terminase large subunit family protein, producing MFEAVTDIDLSLISGFLDAIRPDPSMTVSEWADAKGILPQTSAEAGKYKVERTPYLREIMDKLSVTDPAQRIIVKKGSQLGFTEAGNNWVGYCIDLAPAPFIFIMPTDTMMKDTSKLRIEPMIKGIPDLRVKVSESKSKDGGNTILNKQFAGGFLKMIGANSPVGLSSYAARNIYGDEIDRYPISVGNEGSVVDLAKTRTATFGSRRKIYLTSSPKLKGTSQIDNEFQKTGQRYYNVPCPSCGYFQVLEFEQLRYTPGKYTDAKYECSKCKTLIEEYHKTAMLSRGKWVPKFPDKEDGFTFGYHISAMYSPYGMYSWSEMALDYEESRNDVPKQITFVNTKLGECYEPEHGEKIDHEALYERAEDYPENSPWASVAFITAGVDVQKDRLEGEIVGWIKGKTSQSIEYFQIIGDTSQDEVWRELSQIVNRTWVRQGDNVVMPLRLMAVDTGYNTQRVYQFVQQHSLSKVVPIKGDERLKMMFSAPKAVDVLKGGQVAGKVKVYRLGVSLIKSEIYGFLKLRISNDPDNPEGGVVPEGYCHFPKREYTYFRGLTAEEEQVVENNRGFSQYQWVKKYKRNEPLDCRVYARGAAAIVGMDRWTPERWLEEASQYEPEKVQPIPQKPEPEPQAGGFWDDQDERLRNF from the coding sequence ATGTTCGAAGCTGTTACCGATATTGACCTTTCTTTAATTAGCGGATTTTTGGATGCCATAAGGCCCGATCCATCCATGACGGTATCCGAATGGGCTGACGCAAAAGGCATTTTGCCACAAACCTCCGCCGAAGCAGGTAAATACAAAGTCGAAAGGACCCCATACCTCCGGGAGATAATGGATAAACTTTCCGTTACGGACCCCGCACAACGAATTATTGTAAAAAAAGGATCGCAACTCGGGTTTACTGAAGCCGGTAATAATTGGGTTGGCTATTGTATTGATCTTGCTCCTGCCCCATTCATATTTATCATGCCCACAGATACCATGATGAAAGATACTTCCAAACTCAGAATCGAACCCATGATCAAGGGCATACCAGATTTGAGGGTAAAAGTCTCTGAGAGCAAATCAAAGGATGGTGGAAATACAATATTGAACAAACAATTTGCAGGTGGTTTTCTTAAAATGATCGGGGCAAACTCACCCGTAGGGCTTTCTTCTTATGCCGCGCGAAACATATATGGGGATGAAATCGACCGGTACCCGATCAGCGTGGGTAACGAGGGTTCCGTTGTTGACTTGGCTAAAACGCGGACCGCTACATTCGGAAGCAGGCGTAAAATTTACCTTACCAGTTCTCCAAAATTGAAGGGAACCAGCCAGATCGACAACGAATTTCAGAAAACGGGCCAACGCTATTACAATGTACCCTGCCCATCGTGCGGGTATTTTCAGGTTCTTGAATTTGAACAGTTACGTTATACTCCTGGTAAGTACACAGATGCGAAGTACGAATGTTCGAAATGCAAAACGCTTATTGAGGAATACCACAAAACCGCAATGCTCAGCCGAGGCAAGTGGGTTCCTAAATTTCCAGACAAAGAGGATGGGTTCACCTTTGGATATCACATAAGCGCAATGTATTCACCCTATGGAATGTACTCGTGGAGTGAAATGGCCTTGGATTATGAAGAAAGCAGAAATGATGTACCAAAGCAAATTACGTTTGTCAACACCAAGCTTGGCGAATGTTACGAACCAGAGCATGGAGAAAAAATTGATCATGAAGCTTTGTATGAGCGAGCAGAAGATTATCCGGAAAATAGCCCCTGGGCTTCCGTTGCTTTTATTACGGCGGGAGTGGATGTTCAAAAGGACAGGTTAGAAGGTGAGATTGTCGGATGGATAAAGGGGAAAACCTCCCAAAGCATAGAATATTTTCAGATTATCGGCGACACTTCTCAGGATGAAGTATGGAGAGAGTTATCCCAAATCGTAAATAGAACATGGGTACGCCAAGGAGATAATGTAGTAATGCCATTGCGGTTAATGGCGGTGGATACCGGCTATAATACCCAAAGAGTTTATCAGTTTGTTCAGCAGCATAGCCTTTCAAAAGTGGTTCCAATAAAAGGGGATGAACGATTGAAAATGATGTTCAGCGCCCCCAAAGCGGTTGATGTTTTGAAAGGTGGCCAGGTGGCCGGCAAAGTAAAAGTTTACCGGCTTGGTGTAAGCCTTATAAAGTCTGAAATCTATGGCTTTCTCAAACTCCGGATAAGCAATGATCCCGACAACCCAGAAGGTGGTGTTGTGCCTGAAGGCTATTGCCACTTTCCCAAAAGAGAATACACTTATTTCCGTGGGCTTACGGCCGAAGAGGAACAGGTTGTTGAAAATAACCGTGGATTTTCTCAATACCAATGGGTGAAGAAGTATAAACGAAACGAGCCACTTGATTGCCGGGTATATGCGCGCGGCGCGGCCGCTATTGTTGGCATGGATCGTTGGACACCCGAACGATGGTTAGAGGAAGCCAGCCAGTATGAGCCGGAGAAGGTTCAACCAATACCCCAAAAGCCCGAACCCGAACCACAGGCAGGAGGTTTTTGGGACGATCAAGACGAAAGATTACGAAATTTTTAA
- a CDS encoding phage portal protein: MKRNFVDKFVSFVNPAAGLSRLKARAQMTVAERHLSEFEEAERRRYDAASKSRLNNEWFSGEVSVNTEILSALAMLRNRSRDLCRNNGYAIQGVRMIKNNVVGTGIIPTPRAEGISKSQLKKLKTAWEDWASVTECDFDGMSTFYGIQSLVMKTVVESGECIIRRVYGNSKQEIPLKLQILEGDFIDGSKHDGTWQSDDTMLFYGIKIHRDGTRLGYWIYKSHPNEFGLDSEFVPAKDIVHVYEVERPGQIRGVPFSSSVMGKLKDLGDFEYAELVRMKIAASFSVFITEDAINDGSPAASPNKDRLTKIQPGMIAHLTPGQQIQTAQPPNVEGGEGFVKNNLRSVSAGFGTSYEGLTNDYSNVNFSSGRMGRMEFQGQVEHLQYNLMIPRFCNKIFPWFLEACRLKGIISFEGKVRVSWTAPRKQMIDPYKEIQAIKEKLRAGLASWTDVVKEFGYVPDELLEEIKNDKEMWDKLGLAPTIDPRFDSNRPLEKPDQLMEEDQK; this comes from the coding sequence ATGAAAAGAAATTTTGTTGATAAGTTCGTATCATTTGTAAATCCCGCAGCGGGGCTTTCCCGCTTGAAAGCCAGGGCGCAAATGACAGTTGCTGAAAGGCATTTGTCGGAGTTTGAAGAGGCCGAGCGCCGGAGATATGATGCCGCCAGTAAAAGCAGATTAAATAATGAATGGTTTTCTGGTGAAGTCAGCGTGAACACTGAAATTCTTAGCGCCTTGGCTATGCTAAGGAACCGAAGCCGTGATCTCTGCCGTAATAATGGGTATGCGATTCAGGGCGTACGAATGATAAAAAACAACGTTGTTGGTACAGGAATAATCCCCACACCCAGGGCTGAAGGGATTAGCAAGTCCCAGTTGAAAAAGCTGAAAACCGCGTGGGAAGATTGGGCAAGCGTAACGGAATGTGATTTTGACGGCATGAGTACCTTTTACGGAATTCAAAGCCTCGTAATGAAAACGGTTGTTGAAAGTGGCGAGTGCATTATTCGCAGGGTTTACGGTAATAGCAAACAAGAGATTCCGCTTAAACTTCAAATTCTTGAAGGCGATTTTATTGATGGAAGCAAACATGATGGTACGTGGCAAAGCGATGATACCATGCTTTTTTATGGCATCAAAATTCACCGAGACGGAACCAGGTTAGGGTATTGGATTTACAAAAGCCACCCCAACGAATTCGGGTTGGATTCGGAATTTGTTCCAGCAAAAGATATTGTTCACGTTTATGAGGTTGAGCGGCCCGGACAAATACGTGGTGTTCCTTTCAGTTCCTCGGTAATGGGCAAACTGAAGGATCTGGGAGATTTTGAATATGCTGAGCTTGTAAGGATGAAGATTGCGGCATCATTTTCAGTGTTCATTACTGAAGATGCTATCAATGACGGCTCACCGGCTGCCAGCCCGAATAAGGACCGGTTAACCAAGATCCAACCGGGAATGATCGCTCATCTTACCCCTGGCCAGCAAATCCAAACGGCACAGCCTCCTAACGTTGAAGGCGGCGAGGGGTTTGTAAAAAACAACCTTCGTTCAGTTTCCGCTGGTTTTGGCACATCATACGAAGGCCTAACCAACGATTACAGCAATGTAAATTTTAGTAGCGGAAGGATGGGGCGAATGGAGTTTCAGGGACAAGTGGAACACCTTCAGTACAATTTGATGATCCCGCGGTTTTGTAACAAAATCTTTCCCTGGTTTTTGGAAGCGTGCAGACTTAAAGGCATTATTTCCTTTGAGGGGAAAGTTCGTGTTTCCTGGACTGCACCCCGTAAACAAATGATTGATCCTTATAAGGAAATTCAGGCCATAAAAGAAAAACTAAGGGCCGGTTTGGCAAGTTGGACCGATGTTGTAAAAGAGTTTGGTTACGTCCCAGACGAGTTGTTGGAAGAAATAAAAAATGATAAAGAAATGTGGGACAAATTAGGACTTGCACCAACTATTGATCCCAGATTCGATTCAAACAGGCCACTGGAAAAGCCAGATCAGTTAATGGAGGAAGATCAAAAATAA
- a CDS encoding phage tail sheath subtilisin-like domain-containing protein, with protein sequence MAADFLHGVETIEVEVGGQTIRVVKSSVVALLGIAPIGAKNQLVLCSNQRDDAQFGKALPGFNIPKALQIIRSIAGSAPVLVVNTFDTTANTEQVTAEEQTVVAGRLKLAHPPIGAVTIKLVDGTTDAPIVLGTDYTLDEFGNFQAISSEIENATVYKFSYKKLDAETVTPTQLIGGVDGSNVRTGLALFDLAYNTFGFKAKVFISPNYSSLSAISTAFSTAAQKNRGIYLLDAPFGTTIAGAIAGRGPSGGLVFNTSDERAYLLYPYLKTFDDYSQADAAFPYSAFMAGVIIRTDNDLGYWFSPSNKEITGVTGSERIIEWSINDPDCEANQLNAVGIATIAAGYGTGIRTWGNRNASFPNSTSVKNFVAIRRTDDMVIESMELASINFVDLPLSQAMIDTIREAGNALLRTEIQRGAVLPGSSVNYNPEDNSASDLASGKVTFERVYMVPPPLERITYRDVLDISLLNQFN encoded by the coding sequence ATGGCAGCAGATTTTTTACATGGGGTTGAAACCATTGAAGTTGAGGTTGGCGGCCAGACAATAAGAGTAGTTAAATCTTCGGTTGTGGCATTGCTTGGCATTGCTCCCATTGGAGCCAAGAACCAACTTGTTTTGTGTTCCAATCAAAGGGATGATGCCCAATTCGGGAAAGCGCTGCCGGGGTTCAATATACCCAAGGCCTTACAAATCATTCGATCCATAGCCGGTAGTGCGCCGGTATTGGTGGTTAATACCTTTGATACCACAGCCAACACCGAGCAAGTTACAGCGGAGGAGCAAACAGTTGTTGCCGGTCGCCTTAAACTTGCGCACCCCCCAATCGGGGCCGTTACAATAAAGCTGGTGGACGGCACCACCGATGCACCCATAGTGTTAGGAACCGATTATACATTGGATGAATTCGGCAACTTCCAGGCAATCAGCAGCGAAATTGAAAACGCAACTGTCTACAAATTCTCCTACAAAAAATTGGATGCGGAAACGGTTACCCCCACTCAGCTCATTGGCGGCGTTGATGGCAGTAATGTAAGGACCGGTCTGGCTTTGTTCGACCTGGCCTATAATACCTTCGGCTTTAAAGCAAAGGTGTTCATTTCGCCGAATTACAGCAGCCTTTCGGCTATCTCAACCGCTTTTTCAACTGCAGCCCAGAAAAACAGGGGAATTTACCTTCTCGATGCGCCTTTTGGAACCACGATTGCCGGAGCGATTGCCGGGCGCGGACCATCGGGCGGCTTGGTTTTCAACACCTCGGATGAAAGAGCGTATTTGCTTTATCCATACCTGAAAACCTTTGATGATTACTCACAAGCCGATGCCGCATTTCCATATTCTGCATTCATGGCCGGGGTGATCATTCGCACCGACAATGATTTGGGTTACTGGTTTTCTCCATCCAACAAAGAAATTACCGGAGTAACTGGTTCCGAAAGAATTATTGAATGGAGTATCAATGATCCGGATTGCGAAGCGAACCAGTTAAACGCGGTTGGCATCGCAACAATTGCGGCCGGCTATGGAACCGGTATTCGTACATGGGGCAACCGAAACGCTTCCTTCCCCAATTCGACCAGCGTTAAAAATTTCGTAGCCATTCGGAGGACTGATGATATGGTGATCGAAAGCATGGAATTGGCTTCTATCAATTTCGTGGATTTGCCGCTTTCACAGGCTATGATCGACACGATAAGAGAGGCAGGCAATGCCCTTTTGAGAACTGAGATTCAAAGGGGAGCAGTTTTACCTGGGAGTAGTGTGAACTATAATCCCGAAGATAACAGCGCTTCGGATCTGGCTTCCGGTAAAGTAACCTTCGAAAGGGTTTACATGGTGCCGCCGCCGCTGGAGCGTATCACGTACCGGGATGTATTAGATATCAGTTTGCTTAATCAATTCAACTAA
- a CDS encoding DUF2190 family protein gives MNNAVAPGNTVEIVAPSGGLTSGQPLLVGGMVGISHSKYAEGETAVIDLEGAYTVPKAGGAAWATGDKLYWDDTNKVFTKTATSNTLAGYAWAVAASGAASGVIILRQ, from the coding sequence ATGAATAACGCAGTAGCACCAGGAAACACCGTTGAAATTGTTGCTCCTTCAGGCGGGCTTACAAGCGGTCAGCCGTTACTGGTTGGCGGCATGGTAGGTATCAGCCACAGCAAATATGCTGAGGGAGAAACAGCGGTCATTGATCTGGAAGGAGCTTACACGGTTCCGAAAGCCGGTGGCGCGGCTTGGGCCACAGGTGATAAATTGTATTGGGATGATACCAACAAGGTATTCACCAAAACAGCTACATCAAACACTCTTGCCGGATATGCCTGGGCAGTGGCAGCCAGCGGTGCGGCTTCCGGTGTCATTATTTTAAGGCAATAG
- a CDS encoding Gp37 family protein, whose product MNLYPSQQSIVQKLQSDFTGAGTSFVARDLPDSPGEVLRGVANPVVYVAYTGSISEPPLTTNTIAQRRKVTFAVECIARTLYGENGMNAVRDIVEQSIVGFKPSNCQRLYLKKDNVTQSENGEAWVHVYEFECDTILVQKEESDPIIVPSFKELVHPE is encoded by the coding sequence ATGAACTTATATCCCTCACAACAAAGCATCGTTCAAAAGCTCCAAAGTGATTTCACCGGGGCGGGTACGAGCTTTGTTGCAAGGGATTTGCCGGATAGTCCGGGAGAGGTTCTTAGAGGTGTTGCCAACCCCGTTGTTTATGTTGCATATACAGGAAGTATTTCCGAACCTCCCTTAACTACAAATACAATAGCCCAGCGCAGGAAAGTAACATTTGCCGTTGAATGTATTGCGCGAACGCTTTACGGGGAAAACGGAATGAATGCCGTTCGAGATATCGTTGAACAATCAATTGTAGGATTCAAACCATCAAACTGTCAGCGGCTTTACCTGAAGAAAGACAATGTGACCCAATCGGAAAACGGGGAAGCATGGGTTCATGTCTATGAATTCGAGTGTGATACAATATTGGTTCAAAAGGAAGAATCAGATCCCATAATCGTTCCATCATTCAAAGAACTCGTACACCCTGAATAA
- a CDS encoding Mu-like prophage major head subunit gpT family protein has product MSLQQRVSQGLPKMQGRGLFQPSTYNEADNTIEVVFATETPVKRSKWGESFIEILDCSKRSVQLQRLNQGGPVVDSHNTWSMDSQFAVVERAWVDESTRECRALIRFSKTEGDKEKVEKIKDGIIRNVSVGYIIHEAEVTDGEENKLPELRATDWEPHEISFLPMQADMNSGTRAAEENVNEIKITNVKASKMSETKAALTAERKRSAEIFKACRAADLSDEYAQELLDGEMSIEECRAAILAKKSDTLPANTKEVGEKAVKEERTRISEIHKAVRTLGLPVEFGEKLVEDGVSLDNARAAIIDEKAKSNTAAPSLHTGFKPGEDEADKKARGMVANLLIRSGFEDTERVKAGDPGEFRGMSLIDTAKECLILAGHSVRGMSHMEIASEALKMHSRGAGGQSSADFPNILANVMNKSLRADYQLQEKSFVPWTRKTPATDFREMLRSQLNDFKLSQVKEGGEYSYATVGDSGEKYKVGKFGKIINIDWEAVMNDDLNAFSRLPQKAAAAVAQMQADGIYGILTASHLMSDSAELFVAGHGNLTSSGTAISVASLGVGRELMRKQTAPGGSNLNIAPKYLIVGPENEALALQYTSANYVSAKSSDINVWAGMLTAIVDARITGKQWFLAADPRSIDTIEYATIDGEELYTESKYSFEKDAFQYKIRSVFGAKAIDWRGLYKNAGA; this is encoded by the coding sequence ATGTCTTTACAACAAAGAGTTTCACAAGGGCTACCAAAGATGCAGGGGCGAGGGTTGTTCCAGCCAAGCACCTATAATGAAGCGGACAATACGATTGAGGTTGTATTCGCAACGGAAACCCCTGTTAAGCGCAGCAAATGGGGTGAAAGTTTTATTGAAATTCTGGATTGCTCCAAACGTAGCGTACAGCTCCAAAGGTTGAATCAAGGCGGCCCCGTTGTAGATTCTCACAATACATGGAGCATGGACTCCCAATTCGCAGTTGTTGAACGTGCCTGGGTTGACGAAAGCACACGGGAATGCAGAGCGCTTATTCGATTCTCCAAAACTGAGGGGGACAAGGAAAAGGTTGAAAAGATTAAAGATGGCATCATTCGTAATGTTTCCGTTGGTTATATCATTCACGAGGCTGAAGTAACGGACGGCGAAGAAAATAAACTGCCGGAGTTACGTGCTACTGACTGGGAACCTCATGAAATTTCATTCTTACCAATGCAGGCCGATATGAACAGCGGAACCAGGGCAGCGGAAGAAAATGTAAATGAAATAAAAATTACAAACGTAAAAGCAAGTAAAATGTCAGAAACAAAAGCTGCACTCACCGCAGAACGGAAACGCAGTGCTGAAATTTTTAAAGCATGTCGCGCCGCGGATCTCAGTGATGAATACGCTCAGGAGCTGCTTGACGGCGAAATGAGTATCGAGGAGTGCCGTGCGGCAATTCTTGCCAAAAAATCGGATACCCTTCCTGCAAACACAAAAGAGGTGGGGGAAAAAGCGGTGAAAGAAGAACGTACCCGTATTTCAGAAATTCATAAAGCCGTGAGAACCTTGGGCCTGCCTGTTGAGTTTGGTGAAAAGCTTGTGGAAGATGGTGTTTCCTTGGACAATGCCAGGGCAGCCATTATTGATGAGAAAGCCAAATCCAATACGGCAGCCCCTTCCCTTCACACCGGGTTCAAACCCGGAGAAGATGAAGCGGACAAAAAGGCTCGCGGCATGGTTGCAAACCTGTTAATTCGTTCCGGGTTCGAAGATACCGAGCGAGTGAAAGCGGGTGATCCCGGCGAATTCCGGGGAATGAGCCTGATTGATACCGCAAAAGAATGCTTGATCCTCGCGGGTCATAGTGTACGGGGTATGAGCCACATGGAGATCGCCTCCGAAGCGCTAAAAATGCACTCCCGGGGTGCGGGAGGTCAGTCATCTGCCGATTTCCCCAACATCCTGGCCAATGTAATGAATAAAAGCCTCCGGGCCGATTATCAATTGCAGGAGAAATCATTTGTTCCATGGACAAGGAAAACTCCTGCAACTGACTTCCGGGAAATGTTACGTTCTCAACTCAATGATTTCAAATTGAGCCAGGTCAAGGAGGGCGGAGAATATTCCTACGCCACAGTTGGCGATTCCGGAGAAAAGTACAAAGTAGGCAAGTTTGGAAAAATCATCAACATTGACTGGGAAGCCGTTATGAACGATGATTTGAACGCCTTCAGCAGGCTACCACAAAAGGCCGCTGCCGCTGTTGCTCAAATGCAGGCCGATGGAATCTACGGCATTCTCACCGCGTCTCACCTGATGTCTGACAGCGCCGAACTTTTTGTTGCAGGTCACGGCAACCTTACCTCATCCGGAACAGCAATCTCCGTAGCATCCCTGGGTGTGGGCCGGGAACTGATGCGCAAACAAACTGCACCAGGTGGAAGTAACCTGAACATCGCCCCAAAATATTTGATTGTTGGACCGGAAAATGAAGCGTTGGCGCTGCAATACACTTCAGCGAATTATGTATCCGCTAAATCCAGCGATATCAACGTATGGGCCGGTATGCTCACTGCAATTGTTGATGCGCGCATTACAGGCAAGCAGTGGTTTTTGGCCGCTGACCCCCGTTCCATCGATACTATCGAGTACGCCACCATCGATGGAGAAGAGCTGTACACCGAAAGCAAGTACAGTTTTGAAAAGGATGCGTTCCAATACAAAATCCGTAGCGTATTCGGCGCTAAAGCGATTGACTGGAGAGGATTGTATAAAAACGCCGGGGCGTAA
- a CDS encoding phage head-tail joining protein: MAFTADQLSALNEAISQGAMRVKYADKEVEYRTLNEMLRLRDLMEKELGTKKTGIHFSFAQFSTGLNNGNCEK; this comes from the coding sequence ATGGCATTTACAGCCGATCAGCTCAGTGCGCTAAATGAAGCCATCTCGCAGGGGGCAATGCGGGTAAAATATGCTGACAAAGAAGTCGAATACCGGACTCTTAATGAAATGTTGCGCCTTCGTGACCTGATGGAGAAAGAACTTGGTACAAAAAAAACCGGGATTCACTTTTCGTTTGCTCAGTTTTCAACCGGATTAAATAATGGCAATTGTGAAAAATGA
- a CDS encoding helix-turn-helix domain-containing protein: MKKHYAEQHLSKRLKELRHSAGLTQLQVAEKLGIGVKRYAAWEEGRAEPPIGYLVEISTFYKVSLDCILISKQTITI; the protein is encoded by the coding sequence ATGAAAAAACACTATGCTGAACAGCATCTATCCAAAAGGCTTAAAGAATTACGGCACTCGGCCGGACTGACGCAATTGCAGGTTGCTGAGAAGTTGGGAATCGGGGTAAAGAGATATGCGGCCTGGGAAGAGGGACGGGCCGAGCCACCTATTGGGTATTTGGTGGAAATTTCAACTTTTTACAAAGTTTCTTTAGATTGTATTTTAATTTCCAAACAAACTATTACAATATGA